A window of Sebastes umbrosus isolate fSebUmb1 chromosome 3, fSebUmb1.pri, whole genome shotgun sequence contains these coding sequences:
- the LOC119483788 gene encoding interleukin-15-like codes for MTAHHRPVILVQSTKDVQFQSTCNLCRESHKTQVWLCFLVLSFLSTSTCAAPGLPTIQLQSCLNTKRLKDAIERSDAMLYAPSSNDVEEKCKMMSLRCYMLELMMVINEEDIKGSKANCIFDFNEILPEAKHVGCPPCEAYSLENITVFLERLNNLLQEMNSRNT; via the exons AAAGACGTCCAGTTCCAGTCGACCTGTAACCTGTGCCGAGAGAGTCACAAAACTCAGGTCTGGCTTTGTTTCTTAGTTCTGAG CTTCTTGAGTACATCTACGTGTGCTGCCCCTGGGCTGCCTACAATACAACTACAGAGCTGCTTGAACACTAAAAGACTGAAAGACGCCATTGAG AGATCTGACGCTATGCTGTATGCTCCGTCATCTAATGATGTTGAA GAGAAATGCAAAATGATGTCACTCAGATGTTACATGTTGGAGTTGATGATGGTCATCAATGAGGAAGACATCAAGGGTTCCAAAGCAAATTGCATTTTTGATTTCAATGAAATACTTCCTGAAGCTAAACAT GTTGGCTGTCCACCATGTGAAGCATACTCACttgaaaatattacagtattcCTGGAAAGACTAAATAACCTTTTGCAAGAAATGAATAGTCGTAATACGTAA